TTCACAAAAAATCGGCGGCAATGAATCAAAAAAGTGAATTCAAACCCGTGCTGATCCGCAAGACAAAGCCGGTGACAGCGCCCGCCTGCAAGCCGTCTTCAAAATAATTTTTTTCCTTGCCAACCCAGCAGCAATATACTATATACGCTGCCAGTTGTGGGTTTGTCACATAAACGCTAACCCCTTAGACTGGAAGATTGACATATGACATCACAACCACATCTGAAGTTTGCGGTCTTGATCTTGACTGTTTTGCTGATCACAGGGATCGTCTGTTACGCTGCTTTCTCCCCTCCTGCACCGGTAGATCCGGTTCGCATCATGTTTCAAACCGATGCCGGCAAAGTCCTGTTCACCCACCAGACACACACGGAGGACTATTATCTGGATTGTCTGGACTGTCATCACAACATTGATGATGACGAGACCTACAATTGCAGTGACTGCCATGAGGAGACCGGAGACGATTACATGCCGTCAAGAACGGATGCCCTTCACGAGACATGCATCGGGTGCCATGCGGATTACGGCGCAGGACCGGTCGATTGCAATGCATGTCATGTGCTTTAAATCCGGTATTCTGCCGCCTTTGTCTTGCGTCAGTCATGACAACCGCTTTTTGAAACAAGGACGTAACTCATGATTAAACGATCTTTCTTTGCGCTGTCCAAACCCGGGTTGACCTGTGACCTGCTGGAACCCGATCCTGAAGCGCCCCAAAAAATCGATATACCCGCCCTTTTGACACTTCTGTTACCCGAACCCCTTGACGGGTCCCGGGACGCTTTGATCCAGAAAGGTGATCCCGTCAAAAAAGGGCAGAAACTTCAACTGTATAAAGACAGCATTGATTATGCGGTTTCACCGGTATCAGGCACCATAAAATCCATTGATACATTCACTGCCGATGATTTCAGCGGTCTGCGCACCCGCATTGCCATAGAAAAAGACACACAGGCTGCCGACAAGATTAAATATCCGGAAATGAAACAAGCGTTGTCCTTTGCGGCCCAGCATCTGAATCACCTGCCGGGAGCGCCCCCGTTCGCCCGTCTTGCCCGGACCAAAGTCCCTGTCAATACCCTGATCATCATGGTGTCAGACACGGACCTGCTGACCACTACTTCCCAGTATATGGGCACAGCCCACGCCGCAACACTGCAAAAAGGGGTACAGATCCTCAAACAGATCACAAAGGTGCCCAAGATATATCTGGTCCTGCCGGACAGGCTCCAGGACCGTGCCCGATTCGACAGCCTGACCCTGTTGCCGGCGCGTTTGAATTACCCGGAAACCCTGCCCGCCATGATCATGAAAAATCATCTGGACAAAATTCTGCCGGCCGGCAAAACCCCCGAGGAAATGGGCATCTGTTTTATCCGGGCCGAAGCCGTGGTTTCTCTGGCCCGGGCGTTTGAAACCAAGGGCCCGGTGTTTGAAAAATGTATCACCCTGATTGACAAAACCGGAGCCCGCCACAGGCTTGAAGCGGTGATCGGTACCCCGCTGGGCCAAATTTTCAGCCAGCTGGGCATTCAGATCAATGAAATGGACCGCATTGTCATCGGGGGGCCCATGCAGGGTTTTGCCACATTCACCCCCCACCACCCGGTCACACCGGATATGGACACGATTCTGGTCCAGGACCGGAAAACCATTACCCCGCTGTCAGACAACAACTGTGTCAACTGCGGCAAATGCATCCAGATTTGTCCGGCCGACATACCGGTCAATCTGCTGGTCCGGTTTCTCCAGGCCGGACAGTATGAGGCCGCTGCTGATAAATGCGACCTCGAGGCCTGTATCGACTGTGGATTATGTGCCTATGTCTGTACCTCACAGATCGCATTGTCCCAGTATATCCGGCTGGGAAAACACGAACTGCACAAACTGCGAGCAGATGTTTAAAAGGGAGACTGCC
The window above is part of the Desulfotignum phosphitoxidans DSM 13687 genome. Proteins encoded here:
- a CDS encoding 4Fe-4S dicluster domain-containing protein — its product is MIKRSFFALSKPGLTCDLLEPDPEAPQKIDIPALLTLLLPEPLDGSRDALIQKGDPVKKGQKLQLYKDSIDYAVSPVSGTIKSIDTFTADDFSGLRTRIAIEKDTQAADKIKYPEMKQALSFAAQHLNHLPGAPPFARLARTKVPVNTLIIMVSDTDLLTTTSQYMGTAHAATLQKGVQILKQITKVPKIYLVLPDRLQDRARFDSLTLLPARLNYPETLPAMIMKNHLDKILPAGKTPEEMGICFIRAEAVVSLARAFETKGPVFEKCITLIDKTGARHRLEAVIGTPLGQIFSQLGIQINEMDRIVIGGPMQGFATFTPHHPVTPDMDTILVQDRKTITPLSDNNCVNCGKCIQICPADIPVNLLVRFLQAGQYEAAADKCDLEACIDCGLCAYVCTSQIALSQYIRLGKHELHKLRADV
- a CDS encoding cytochrome c3 family protein, encoding MTSQPHLKFAVLILTVLLITGIVCYAAFSPPAPVDPVRIMFQTDAGKVLFTHQTHTEDYYLDCLDCHHNIDDDETYNCSDCHEETGDDYMPSRTDALHETCIGCHADYGAGPVDCNACHVL